Within Crassostrea angulata isolate pt1a10 chromosome 2, ASM2561291v2, whole genome shotgun sequence, the genomic segment gtaaatatGCGAGTACGGTTTACCGTAGAATTCAgttcatttctataaaaaaaaacagtaaaattttctttaaaaataagacattcagtataataaaatatatagtgcctgtttgggagggaaACTGTTGAAATTTACACCCCTCGAAAATCACTGttgttgacaatggtttcctcagggtgtcaatttcaacagttaccctcccaaacagacactatttatataacatcGCATATCGAGACAAGCATGAgatgtatacaatgtacattaaattaCCGGATATTGAGACAAGCATGAGATAAATactttatatttcataatttccaCACTTGTCTAGCCTATGCACGTGCCAGCCAAGGgttaaaattgtgaaacttTCTTATATATTTGACTGTTGTTCGCGATCATCGCTATCTTGTGAGCACATTTACGATACGGAATCCTAGTCGAGGTTTTATCCACACAAGTTTTGATGCCGCTTAGTGGAAAGGAGACTTATTATGACATGTGGATGCGTGGAATTTCACTTGAAACTTTAAAAGTAGTAAGTTTGCAAGTCTAGTATGTAGAAGTAACACGCAGAATAGAAATTCAAACGTTGGTTAGTTACCCTAAATAGAAATGATATTGTTAAACAAATTCTGATAATAACATGCTATGTCTATTTTTACTCAgtgttttttatattattgcGCAACTATTAATGTTTTGTTATGCTCATTTTCCAATGGtctaataaatatttctttggtaattgttcattaaaataCCTGTTCAAAATATTGTGTACAGAATCGCGTGATATCTTAATTCAAACTTCTTTAGTTTTTCATGTGTGGAGTATTTAACGATCAATCcatatcataataatatttatcacatgtatatattaaaaaatagagAACTTTTTTTCACATATATCTTTATACCACAACTTGTTTAAATTATATCGTTACTATTCTGAGAagtaatacatatatgtacatatatactttatatcaaaatattgattatatctATCAAACAAATACtataaatttaatgtatatgtatacattgcaacatatatttatatcaatgttTATGCTATGGTATGTGAATATgtgaaaattcaataaaaaaaaaaaaaatagagaactTGCAATGATTTTGGAATTTCAAATACTCGTATAAAAAAGggataatgaaaatatttttgggCTTTTCAATGTACGTTATAAATTGATAAGTAACCAAAATacaattactgtggaatcattagatttcgtggtggctcaattttcgtggaattcgtggctacctctcatccacgaatatACACCCGCACGAACTAATAAACTAGGGCTATAAAGTCATAATCTTTTTGTATGTATACGAAAATACACGATATTACGTCCCctcgaacctgtaaaatttaagcaatccacgaaaattggcccccacgaaatttaatgattccacagtatataaaGGAACTTGAAGATAGATCAGtataaataaggttatttaacTGGGTTGATTATTGCATGGATTTTGACGGCACCATGATACGGCTATAGTTCTGTATACCGCAATGCCCGGGGCCATCACTGTCATTTCTGTATGAACAACATGAACAGAATTTTACTACAcgcaaaatatttatcattttcttgGAAAGTCGATTTGAATTCTTCTTTTGGTCTGATCTTTGGAGCAATGATGCAGAAGAGTGTAAGAATGAAGTTAGGCATctttaattctataaaaaaaaaagggtcaATTACGCGTAAACTGGAAGTGGGCGAAAGGATAGAGGAAATATGCCTCTTTGCAATGATATTCAAAATTACTAAGTAAAAGTTTTGTTGTGAGTAAAACATACAGTGCATGTGTATCTAGCTTGTATCTATTTTCACGATCCCCTGACCAACTTTTtggatttatttctttttaataattgaACCTAAAATCAATAACTATAtcttttcataatttaattgaaaatctaTACTTTCATTTCTTATTCTACACAGATTTGCACTGTTTTAAGAAACTAactaaaggtaaaaaaaacaccacattCAAACATATGCataatttaatatcaatttacatgtattagcatGAATAATAACTGGTAatctttacccccccccccccccaaataaaaaaccaagaacaaaactgaaaattttGATCTACTTTAAGTTTATTACctaaggccagcatttttttatttttaggtttacaaacaacaaaatgataaagttccGTAGGAGGagggaataaaaaaaaaataaaaatctcttttgacctaaattctttttatttttaggtttacgaaccacaaaattttaaagttctgtaggagaaaaaaaaacttttatgacatcatctttattctaataatataatgaatgacaacttcatgatagtggtgtgtaactgcatcaagtgtagcatgtgaaaagtatgtcatctgtgtaacatatcactgaaatagtacaatagaatattagacatacagctttgatattacatgtatatatatagcaatgtcaggggtgtgcaattacaaaatttggccacAAATTTACTAGCCCAAGATTCAAAGTTACTAGTCAGACTATTGTCGGACAtgtcaacatttcatttaaaaaaaaaaccctaaattttatgtacataaagtcataatgttttctcctgtatgatactagtatataattattaatatacaaaatatttattactttcatgttttctgcagttaaaaaatattcaacttcattgatctctcacattttatttacaaaattggtttgggtgtttatatgtgagaaaactcaaatataacattgtgaatgtgaacagactctataaaatcactgcaactatatgtgtgcatgtattttatcctgttgaatttccatgtacaaagtacaattatgcaattaattatgtaatggtaaattttaattgaaaataacgaaaaatgcacaaaaaataatatgatttttttttttaattcactaggcaggtcactttaaaatgtgttcatgagaatagttactgcagaaatttataatatatcTAATAcatcgctctctctctctctctctctctctctctctctctctgtaaaataaatttttaaaaaggccAATGAATACATATGCCAATTCAACACAAAATGAAAGGGAATCATTTTACAGTGATATACTTAAAACAGCTGCACAGGTAACTATCGAAGCCAGTTCAGTGAGGTGGTACTATCTGTCTAGCCACTGGTCAACACTgtcggtaaaacttcaaagtatgAAACTTACAGCAGAGGGTTTGTAGAAGCTTCTCTGAAGAATGTAGCACGAGAAAAAGATGCGTAACAAATTTTTAGGCTATCATGACACAAAAAGAGCAGATTTTATGCCTCTGTGATAACAATAGCGATACACTTTTCCTACTAGGAAAAATTTGCTGTCggggagaaaaaaaagatcttttttgtaattttattttttttctaaaaactcagaaaaccgagcggcgggtttgtaaacctaaaaataaaaaaatgctggcccaAAGATACAACCGGGTATTAATGAGGAAAAACACCGGTACATTTTTTAGAGTGATGCTGCATTATTGAGATAAAGATAAGCTGAACAAGGTTATTCCCCTTTCTCGTTCAAAATTGAGATTTCTTGCTCCGTCTGGACCGGTTTTATTGAGGAGATTTTCCGTGATATACACAAACCCGTAAAGAATAGAGACATCAACAAGAAGGTTTCTCCAAACAAGAGATAACTGAACCACATTGGACTGAAGGTTTCCATCAGCATGCCAAGAAATAGCGGATTGACCATGAAACCCACAGACGCCGCTACAAGGAAAATGGAGGCTATCTTCCCCGTGACCCGTAAAAACCGTTGTTCCGTCCACATGAACACAGTAGGGAAAACCACTGACATGGAAAAGCCAGTAAGCAATGTAAAAGCCCATACACCGACTACAACCCCGTGTAATGACGTCAGCAGGAAGCCAAGTAGTGATATAAGCATCATCATGTTATAGGTAAAAATCATTTTCGCTGGGCTGAAAAATCGCACAAGAAATATCCCTAGAAACCGACCCGTCGCAAAGAGTGCCCAATGGCCGGAAGTGATGTAACTGCCTTGAGAATTGGTCCAGTTCAGCTCTTTAACTACGAACGTTGTAAGGAATCCGGCAAAGGTGTTTTCCACCGCAACGTATACGCTAATATAAACTACCATGTTTATAAATCCCACAATTCTTAGACGACTTTCTGATTTGCTTGTTGTTTCTTCTTCGGGGTTTCCTTTCTGTCTTTCGATCTTCTTTTGCAAAGACATGAATTTGAAGACAAGAAAAGGAAGTGACGTCAGAACACAAAGGACTGTTGTCATGGTGTATGGAATATAAATTTGCGATGTTTGCTCATTTTGTGTTACTGCTGTCAAATTACTCATGTTGGACTTGGTTTCATTTAACCAcgtattgttgttgttgttggtaaAATTCATCATGGAGTTATTTCCATCAATGAACGTATTGTTTACTTCG encodes:
- the LOC128170499 gene encoding sodium-dependent glucose transporter 1A-like, which encodes MSERREENVQTDVPSQNHQIDESQNHTGKSSPESTRDLDENSSQDGDVRLFEGEKTGSSEIKRDLDENSSQERDVKLFKEEKTGSSEITRDHDENENSGKDISTFDCVEDKKTNARKKNERSLWFLLKRDKIYRKKYILTVAYILSFLTLGWVEGQFGPTFPDILLISRTSLEKGSLFFTMGTLGYLIGSLIMGVVFDKKILDRNLLMFLATMGYGVIIAIVPWCSLFEAMAFIHVMKGAFGGGLDTCGNAGLVVIWGSEGDSFFSALHFAFAFGGILSPLASAPYLMSFGDEVNNTFIDGNNSMMNFTNNNNNTWLNETKSNMSNLTAVTQNEQTSQIYIPYTMTTVLCVLTSLPFLVFKFMSLQKKIERQKGNPEEETTSKSESRLRIVGFINMVVYISVYVAVENTFAGFLTTFVVKELNWTNSQGSYITSGHWALFATGRFLGIFLVRFFSPAKMIFTYNMMMLISLLGFLLTSLHGVVVGVWAFTLLTGFSMSVVFPTVFMWTEQRFLRVTGKIASIFLVAASVGFMVNPLFLGMLMETFSPMWFSYLLFGETFLLMSLFFTGLCISRKISSIKPVQTEQEISILNEKGE